The following are encoded in a window of Dromaius novaehollandiae isolate bDroNov1 chromosome 11, bDroNov1.hap1, whole genome shotgun sequence genomic DNA:
- the LOC112980822 gene encoding potassium voltage-gated channel subfamily C member 1-like, with amino-acid sequence MEDSKEKIILNVGGIRYETYSSTLRTFPGTKLCSLTEPHAPSIYDYNPTTKEFFFDRSAEIFSCVLNYYRTKHLHCPIDTCRSVLEEELAFWEINETQLASCCWLKLNNKEVQPEEFHIWDANDQADDQCLIVQTERMDFSWRTRWQPKIWSIFEKPFSSFGAKCLAVVSLLFTIGVVVIFCEETKAQFEFFTANFTFVGRSEVAHNYREPYYHQAAYLLHLELFCVLWFTFEFSVRFCVCPDKKKFFQNPLNMVDFLSLFPVYIELFVDGQIQRMPSLGLWLGFIRVVYLLKLLKISKLIETPLILRVLSYTLKSILREICILLMILAFETLFFGSLFFYGELLCSSPSYTGELHFTDIFVCFWWALITLTTVGYGDIIPLTTVGQVTAALAAVFGMLTIIIPIPIFLVKFKNYYAIAVFKQKLKRCKNY; translated from the exons ATGGAAGACTCCAAGGAAAAAATCATCCTGAATGTTGGGGGAATCAGATATGAAACATACAGCAGCACTCTCCGCACCTTCCCAGGGACCAAGCTGTGCAGCCTCACGGAGCCTCATGCCCCAAGCATCTATGACTATAATCCCACCACCAAAGAGTTCTTTTTTGATAGGAGTGCTGAGATTTTCAGCTGTGTGTTGAACTATTATAGGACCAAACATCTCCACTGCCCCATAGATACCTGTAGGTCAGTCTTAGAAGAAGAGCTGGCATTCTGGGAAATAAATGAGACACAGCTAGCATCCTGCTGCTGGCTGAAGCTGAATAACAAAGAGGTGCAGCCAGAGGAGTTTCACATTTGGGATGCAAATGATCAGGCTGATgaccagtgcctcatagtccagaCGGAAAGAATGGATTTCAGCTGGAGAACCAGATGGCAGCCGAAGATTTGGTCCATCTTTGAAAAACCCTTTTCCTCTTTCGGTGCTAAG tgCCTGGCTGTTGTTTCTCTGCTATTCACCATTGGAGTTGTCGTCATATTCTGtgaggagaccaaggcacaattTGAGTTCTTCACTGCTAACTTCACCTTTGTTGGCCGTTCTGAGGTTGCCCACAACTACCGTGAACCCTATTACCACCAGGCTGCCTACTTGCTTCATCTGGAGCTTTTCTGTGTTCTTTGGTTTACTTTTGAGTTCTCTGTGCGATTTTGTGTCTGCCCAGACAAAAAGAAATTCTTCCAGAATCCCCTGAACATGGTTGacttcctctcccttttcccagTTTATATTGAACTCTTTGTGGACGGACAGATTCAGAGAATGCCAAGTTTGGGGCTTTGGCTGGGCTTTATTCGTGTTGTCTATCTCCTCAAACTCCTGAAGATATCCAAGCTGATAGAAACCCCACTGATCCTCAGAGTTCTATCCTACACCCTCAAGTCTATCCTCCGAGAGATCTGCATCTTGCTGATGATTTTGGCCTTTGAGACCCTTTTCTTTGGCTCTCTGTTTTTCTATGGGGAGTTGCTTTGTAGCAGTCCTTCTTACACAGGAGAGCTGCACTTCACTGACATTTTTGTCtgcttctggtgggctctgatcACACTCACTACAGTGGGCTATGGAGACATCATCCCTCTCACCACTGTTGGCCAAGTGACAGCGGCCTTAGCTGCAGTATTTGGCATGTTAACTATTATCATCCCAATCCCCATTTTCCTGGTGAAATTTAAAAACTATTATGCCATCGCTGTCTTCAAACAGAAGCTGAAAAGGTGCAAGAACTATTAA